In Nocardioides dokdonensis FR1436, the following are encoded in one genomic region:
- a CDS encoding MFS transporter, with product MSTTTRSERLPTRVRIGYGAGSVATGAFGTVPGLMLLPYLTDELGVAALVAGVVVFAPKAWDVFLNPVAGRISDRTRDPRGPRRPWLLRAGLALAVTFALVFAGPDVDSRTLETAWVLVCFLAAATAYAFFQVPYVAMPAELTSSYDERTRLMTWRVAILALTIMVAGASAPLIRDAVGGRDGYRVMGVVMAVIIATGALAAYRGTRGAPVTVLEPSPGSLRDQLAVVAAARDFRLLLTTFVLQALATGCMLAGVDYLAGEVLGRDGAATILFVCFVGPALVLTPAWSWLGARIGKKRGYLCSSLVLAAGALLAATARTAPPSMVFAAVALVGVGYAGCQVFPLAMLPDAAAVDAKRTGSNRAGVYTGVWTAGETLGMALGPALFAVMLTFGGYVSSEGGGVVQPDSALSAITWGFSVLPAALTLISLAWLVRYSIEAKDVDA from the coding sequence ATGTCGACGACCACCCGCTCCGAGCGGCTGCCCACGCGGGTCCGGATCGGGTACGGCGCCGGGTCGGTCGCGACCGGCGCCTTCGGCACGGTGCCCGGGCTGATGCTGCTGCCCTACCTGACCGACGAGCTCGGGGTCGCCGCCCTGGTCGCCGGCGTGGTGGTCTTCGCCCCGAAGGCGTGGGACGTCTTCCTGAACCCGGTGGCCGGACGCATCAGCGACCGCACCCGCGACCCCCGCGGCCCGCGCCGTCCGTGGCTGCTGCGGGCCGGCCTCGCACTGGCGGTGACCTTCGCACTGGTCTTCGCCGGCCCCGACGTCGACTCGCGGACCCTGGAGACCGCGTGGGTGCTGGTGTGCTTCCTGGCCGCGGCGACGGCGTACGCGTTCTTCCAGGTGCCCTACGTCGCGATGCCCGCGGAGCTGACGTCGTCGTACGACGAGCGCACCCGGCTGATGACCTGGCGGGTGGCGATCCTGGCCCTGACGATCATGGTCGCCGGCGCGAGCGCCCCGCTGATCCGCGACGCGGTCGGCGGGCGCGACGGCTACCGGGTGATGGGCGTGGTGATGGCCGTGATCATCGCGACCGGTGCGCTGGCGGCCTACCGCGGCACCCGGGGCGCGCCGGTGACGGTGCTGGAGCCCAGCCCCGGCAGCCTGCGCGACCAGCTGGCCGTGGTCGCCGCCGCCCGTGACTTCCGGCTGCTGCTGACCACGTTCGTGCTGCAGGCCCTGGCCACCGGCTGCATGCTCGCCGGTGTGGACTACCTCGCCGGCGAGGTGCTGGGCCGCGACGGGGCCGCCACGATCCTCTTCGTCTGCTTCGTGGGTCCGGCGCTGGTGCTGACCCCGGCCTGGTCGTGGCTCGGCGCCCGGATCGGCAAGAAGCGCGGCTACCTCTGCTCCTCGCTGGTGCTCGCGGCCGGCGCGCTGCTGGCGGCCACCGCCCGCACCGCCCCGCCGTCGATGGTCTTCGCCGCGGTCGCACTGGTCGGCGTCGGGTACGCCGGCTGCCAGGTCTTCCCGTTGGCGATGCTGCCCGACGCCGCAGCGGTCGACGCGAAGCGCACGGGCAGCAACCGCGCCGGCGTGTACACGGGCGTGTGGACCGCCGGCGAGACGCTCGGGATGGCCCTGGGCCCGGCGCTCTTCGCGGTGATGCTGACCTTCGGCGGCTACGTCTCCAGCGAGGGCGGCGGCGTCGTCCAGCCCGACTCGGCGCTGAGCGCCATCACCTGGGGCTTCTCGGTGCTGCCGGCCGCCCTGACCCTGATCAGCCTGGCCTGGCTGGTCCGCTACTCCATCGAGGCGAAGGACGTGGACGCATGA
- a CDS encoding pyridoxal phosphate-dependent decarboxylase family protein — translation MTAPRTPGSASTPDEVRERLATLQAGDLPVHTGRTLAYVYDSGLEEVDRVAREAVAAFAGSNGLDPTAFPSLLQMENDLVAAGLRLLDAPTGAVGTVTSGGTESCLLAVQTARDSRPDVVGPRMVLASTAHPAFHKAAHYFGVEIVSVPVGPDHRADPEAMAAAIDDRTVLVVASAPSYAHGVVDPVPAIAAAAAARGVRCHVDACIGGWVLGYAARLGREVAPWSFAVEGVTSVSVDLHKYGYAPKGTSLLLHRTSAHRRPQLFSSARWPGYTMLNSTMQSTKSGGPLAGAWSVLQLLGDAGYEQLTAQTFEATDRVVAAVEGLSGLSVVAPPDATLLVLGTDDDLDPFTVCDEMAARGWHVQPQLSYEGEPATIHLSFSAATLGHVDELVAALVASVAAARVFGPVRVDPEVAAVIAALDPADLGDDDFDGLLAAAGLAGVDEDTGALALPERMAEVNAMLDLATPAMREALMIAFLDRLSRPSW, via the coding sequence ATGACCGCCCCCCGCACCCCCGGCAGCGCGAGCACTCCCGACGAGGTCCGGGAACGCCTGGCGACCCTGCAGGCCGGGGACCTGCCGGTGCACACCGGCCGCACGTTGGCCTACGTGTACGACTCCGGGCTCGAGGAGGTCGACCGGGTCGCACGCGAGGCGGTGGCGGCGTTCGCCGGCTCCAACGGTCTCGACCCCACGGCGTTCCCCAGCCTGCTGCAGATGGAGAACGACCTGGTCGCGGCGGGGTTGCGGCTGCTCGACGCCCCGACGGGCGCGGTCGGCACCGTGACGTCCGGCGGCACCGAGTCCTGCCTCCTGGCGGTGCAGACCGCGCGCGACTCCCGCCCCGACGTCGTCGGGCCGCGGATGGTGCTGGCCAGCACCGCCCACCCGGCCTTCCACAAGGCCGCCCACTACTTCGGCGTCGAGATCGTCTCCGTGCCGGTCGGGCCCGACCACCGCGCCGACCCCGAGGCGATGGCCGCGGCCATCGACGACCGCACGGTCCTCGTCGTGGCCAGCGCCCCGTCCTACGCGCACGGTGTCGTCGACCCGGTGCCGGCGATCGCCGCGGCCGCCGCGGCGCGCGGGGTGCGCTGCCACGTGGACGCGTGCATCGGCGGCTGGGTGCTCGGGTACGCCGCCCGGCTGGGACGCGAGGTCGCGCCGTGGTCGTTCGCGGTGGAGGGAGTCACCTCGGTCTCGGTGGACCTGCACAAGTACGGCTACGCCCCCAAGGGCACCTCGTTGCTGCTGCACCGCACCAGCGCCCACCGTCGCCCGCAGCTGTTCTCCTCAGCGCGGTGGCCCGGTTACACGATGCTCAACTCCACGATGCAGTCCACCAAGTCCGGCGGTCCGCTGGCCGGGGCGTGGAGCGTCCTGCAGCTGCTCGGCGACGCGGGCTACGAGCAGCTCACCGCCCAGACCTTCGAGGCCACCGACCGGGTCGTGGCGGCGGTCGAGGGCCTGTCCGGCCTGTCGGTCGTGGCTCCGCCCGACGCGACGCTGCTGGTGCTGGGCACCGACGACGACCTCGACCCGTTCACGGTCTGCGACGAGATGGCCGCCCGCGGCTGGCACGTGCAGCCGCAGCTGTCCTACGAGGGCGAGCCCGCCACCATCCACCTGTCGTTCTCGGCCGCCACGCTCGGGCACGTCGACGAGCTCGTCGCCGCGCTGGTCGCCTCGGTCGCGGCCGCGCGTGTCTTCGGGCCGGTGCGGGTGGACCCGGAGGTGGCAGCCGTGATCGCCGCGCTCGACCCGGCCGACCTGGGTGACGACGACTTCGACGGCCTGCTGGCCGCGGCGGGGCTGGCGGGCGTGGACGAGGACACCGGCGCCCTGGCGCTGCCGGAGCGGATGGCCGAGGTCAACGCGATGCTCGACCTGGCCACCCCGGCGATGCGCGAGGCGCTGATGATCGCCTTTCTCGACCGGCTCAGCCGGCCGTCGTGGTGA
- a CDS encoding carbohydrate kinase family protein, with translation MKQQALDQQMKVAVVGVHVLDTHVIGVESVPEGSDGALVDTIRMSAAGTAGGTGLVLSRLGAEVSSFGAVGDDAAADTLLALLAREGVDTSALVRKDDHQTSASVIPVRPNGDRPAWHCIGANGAFTLDDLDRARLEGLTHLHLGGPEFLGGPAAGELLAHARGLGLTTSIDVLAPGDPDLLAWIADALPHADHVLPNDEQVLGLTGEDDPAVGARRLVEAGAGCVVLTRGARGALVVTADDVLEVPAYEVDVVDTTGCGDAFSAGFLRGLSLGRDLAGAAALGCATAAQVAGGLGTDAGSYDLGSVLAFLDTARTLTTTAG, from the coding sequence GTGAAGCAGCAGGCACTGGACCAGCAGATGAAGGTCGCCGTCGTCGGCGTGCACGTGCTCGACACCCACGTGATCGGCGTCGAGTCGGTGCCCGAGGGCTCCGACGGTGCGTTGGTCGACACGATCCGGATGTCCGCGGCCGGGACCGCCGGCGGCACCGGCCTGGTGCTGTCTCGCCTGGGCGCCGAGGTGTCCTCCTTCGGCGCGGTCGGCGACGACGCCGCCGCCGACACGCTGCTGGCACTGCTGGCCCGCGAGGGCGTCGACACCAGTGCCCTGGTCCGTAAGGACGACCACCAGACCTCCGCGTCGGTGATCCCGGTGCGTCCCAACGGCGACCGGCCCGCCTGGCACTGCATCGGCGCCAACGGCGCCTTCACCCTCGACGACCTCGACCGGGCCCGGCTCGAGGGCCTGACCCACCTGCACCTCGGGGGTCCGGAGTTCCTCGGCGGCCCGGCCGCCGGGGAGCTGCTCGCCCACGCCCGGGGCCTCGGGCTGACCACGTCGATCGACGTGCTCGCCCCCGGCGACCCCGACCTGCTGGCCTGGATCGCCGACGCCCTGCCGCACGCCGACCACGTGCTGCCCAACGACGAGCAGGTCCTCGGCCTCACCGGCGAGGACGACCCGGCTGTGGGGGCGCGCCGACTGGTCGAGGCCGGCGCCGGCTGCGTGGTGCTGACCCGCGGCGCCCGGGGCGCGCTCGTCGTCACCGCGGACGACGTCCTCGAGGTGCCGGCGTACGAGGTCGACGTGGTGGACACGACCGGCTGCGGGGACGCGTTCTCGGCCGGCTTCCTGCGCGGGCTCTCGCTGGGCCGCGACCTCGCCGGGGCCGCGGCCCTGGGGTGCGCCACCGCGGCGCAGGTCGCCGGCGGCCTGGGCACCGACGCCGGCTCCTACGACCTCGGCTCGGTGCTGGCCTTCCTCGACACGGCCCGGACCCTCACCACGACGGCCGGCTGA
- a CDS encoding class II aldolase/adducin family protein: protein MTPAPESYAAVAAAARRLADEGLVVGSAGNVSLRVGAAVLVTASGVDLSTCGADDVVLLGSGRGRPTSEVDLHLGVQADTGATAVVHTHAPYSTAVACVLDELPVLHYQQMLLGGAVRVAPYATFGTPELAAHVRAALAGRSAALMANHGSVAVGATLDEAVERALLLEWLAALHHRVAVLGAPRLLTATQQHDVVVAALTRGYGRTDPSTSTGGAE from the coding sequence GTGACCCCCGCCCCCGAGTCGTACGCCGCCGTCGCGGCGGCGGCGCGGCGCCTGGCCGACGAGGGCCTCGTGGTGGGCAGCGCGGGCAACGTGAGCCTGCGCGTCGGCGCCGCGGTCCTGGTCACCGCCTCCGGGGTGGACCTGTCGACCTGCGGCGCGGACGACGTGGTGCTGCTCGGCTCGGGCCGGGGTCGGCCCACCTCGGAGGTCGACCTGCACCTGGGCGTGCAGGCCGACACCGGTGCGACCGCGGTGGTGCACACGCACGCGCCGTACTCGACCGCGGTGGCCTGCGTGCTCGACGAGCTGCCGGTCCTGCACTACCAGCAGATGCTCCTCGGAGGCGCCGTGCGGGTCGCGCCCTACGCCACGTTCGGCACCCCCGAGCTGGCCGCGCACGTGCGTGCGGCCCTGGCCGGGCGGAGCGCCGCCCTGATGGCCAACCACGGCTCCGTCGCGGTGGGCGCCACCCTCGACGAGGCGGTCGAGCGGGCGCTCCTGCTGGAGTGGCTGGCCGCGCTGCACCACCGCGTCGCCGTGCTGGGTGCCCCGCGGCTGCTCACCGCGACCCAGCAGCACGACGTGGTCGTCGCCGCTCTCACCCGCGGCTACGGCCGGACCGATCCGTCCACCAGCACCGGAGGCGCAGAGTGA
- a CDS encoding TetR/AcrR family transcriptional regulator, with protein MGAERIHEGTSPGPGAPAGTDPEVGAVRRVPTQQRSKQRVEAIMDAAERLVLEQGVESLTTRAIAQLAGVPVASLYQYFGDKEAVLLALAGRDMAEMDEQVANDLVALELVSVANVVRTAMEAFVVVYRRRPAFVEIYLRGRGNAAVARFGRVHNARVAEALRDFALEHGLCRPDLSPAVVELAVEVGDRVFQLAHEHDADGDPALVEEGITMMTAYLERYATPAGLEGVRR; from the coding sequence ATGGGAGCGGAACGGATCCACGAAGGCACGTCGCCCGGTCCGGGCGCGCCGGCCGGCACCGACCCCGAGGTGGGCGCGGTGCGCCGGGTGCCCACCCAGCAGCGCAGCAAGCAGCGCGTCGAGGCGATCATGGACGCCGCCGAGCGCCTGGTCCTCGAGCAGGGCGTCGAGTCGCTGACCACCCGCGCGATCGCCCAGCTGGCGGGCGTGCCCGTGGCCTCGCTCTACCAGTACTTCGGCGACAAGGAGGCCGTGCTGCTGGCCCTGGCCGGACGCGACATGGCCGAGATGGACGAGCAGGTGGCCAACGACCTGGTGGCGCTGGAGCTGGTCAGCGTCGCCAACGTGGTGCGCACCGCGATGGAGGCCTTCGTGGTGGTCTACCGCCGCCGACCGGCGTTCGTCGAGATCTACCTGCGCGGGCGCGGCAACGCCGCGGTCGCCCGTTTCGGCAGGGTGCACAACGCGCGGGTGGCCGAGGCGCTGCGTGACTTCGCGCTGGAGCACGGGCTCTGCCGCCCCGACCTCAGCCCGGCCGTCGTCGAGCTCGCCGTGGAGGTCGGCGACCGCGTCTTCCAGCTGGCCCACGAGCACGACGCGGACGGCGACCCCGCACTGGTCGAGGAGGGCATCACGATGATGACCGCCTACCTCGAGCGCTACGCCACCCCCGCCGGTCTCGAGGGAGTACGCCGGTGA
- a CDS encoding flavin monoamine oxidase family protein, protein MSPLLPADSPLSRRLLLGGGGAATLAAVGTGLLPTAADARQPDGRQGRLPRKVDVVVVGAGLSGLVAADQLARRGVDVLCVEARGRVGGRVLNHHLDAGGTIEAGGAFIGPTQDHIAALAKRLGVRTFLQYNEGRSVYISSMTGRQEYSGTVPPDPTILPDAAVLLTRIDSMAAEIDVSAPWSHPDARAWDAMSLGEFIRRNAVNAQGIGNLIKSWTQPGFGADPDELSLLFVLWYVASGGNETTAGTFARSSDTSGGAQESRFVGGSQLVPIRLARRLGDVVALKAAVRRIEQRDGRVLVHTRRGTVRARRVIVAAPPPLVLDMDWDPQLPTDRRQLLRHMDMGQLMKCDAIYDKPFWREDGLNGFGINDAGAARAVFDNSPPTGDPGVLLAFVGGGTWREYGPMRRRDRREAVLRGFADMFGDRALKPVEYTEQDWTQERWTRGGPTAVHAPGTLVDFGPAIRRPFGRVHWAGTETSTYWSGYMDGAVRAGERAALEVRDVL, encoded by the coding sequence ATGTCGCCGCTGCTCCCCGCCGACTCCCCCCTCTCCCGCCGGCTGCTGCTGGGCGGAGGCGGCGCGGCCACCCTGGCGGCCGTCGGCACCGGGCTGCTGCCCACCGCGGCCGACGCCCGACAGCCGGACGGGCGCCAGGGCCGACTGCCCCGCAAGGTCGACGTCGTCGTGGTCGGCGCCGGGCTCTCCGGGCTCGTGGCCGCCGACCAGCTGGCCCGTCGCGGCGTGGACGTGCTGTGCGTGGAGGCGCGCGGGCGCGTGGGCGGCCGGGTGCTGAACCACCACCTCGACGCCGGCGGCACGATCGAGGCCGGCGGCGCCTTCATCGGCCCCACCCAGGACCACATCGCCGCGCTCGCGAAGCGGCTGGGGGTGCGCACCTTCCTCCAGTACAACGAGGGCAGGAGCGTCTACATCTCCTCGATGACCGGTCGCCAGGAGTACTCCGGCACGGTGCCCCCGGACCCCACGATCCTGCCCGACGCGGCGGTGCTGCTGACCCGCATCGACTCGATGGCCGCCGAGATCGACGTCAGCGCCCCCTGGTCGCACCCGGACGCCCGGGCGTGGGACGCGATGTCCCTGGGCGAGTTCATCCGCCGCAACGCCGTCAACGCGCAGGGCATCGGCAACCTCATCAAGTCCTGGACGCAGCCCGGCTTCGGCGCCGACCCCGACGAGCTCTCGCTGCTCTTCGTGCTCTGGTACGTCGCCTCCGGCGGCAACGAGACCACCGCCGGCACCTTCGCCCGCAGCTCCGACACCAGCGGTGGCGCCCAGGAGAGCCGCTTCGTCGGGGGCTCGCAGCTGGTCCCGATCCGCCTCGCCCGACGACTGGGCGACGTGGTGGCGTTGAAGGCGGCGGTGCGCCGCATCGAGCAGCGCGACGGTCGGGTGCTGGTGCACACCCGGCGCGGCACGGTCCGGGCCCGACGCGTGATCGTGGCTGCTCCCCCGCCGCTGGTCCTCGACATGGACTGGGACCCCCAGCTGCCCACCGACCGGCGCCAGCTGCTGCGGCACATGGACATGGGCCAGCTGATGAAGTGCGACGCGATCTACGACAAGCCCTTCTGGCGCGAGGACGGGCTCAACGGCTTCGGCATCAACGACGCCGGTGCCGCCCGCGCCGTGTTCGACAACTCCCCACCCACCGGCGACCCCGGCGTGCTGCTGGCCTTCGTCGGCGGCGGCACCTGGCGCGAGTACGGCCCGATGCGGCGCCGGGACCGGCGCGAGGCGGTGCTGCGCGGCTTCGCCGACATGTTCGGCGACCGGGCCCTGAAGCCGGTCGAGTACACCGAGCAGGACTGGACCCAGGAGCGCTGGACCCGCGGCGGGCCGACCGCGGTGCACGCGCCCGGCACGCTGGTCGACTTCGGCCCCGCCATCCGACGCCCCTTCGGCCGGGTGCACTGGGCCGGCACCGAGACCTCGACGTACTGGTCGGGGTACATGGACGGCGCCGTCCGGGCCGGCGAGCGCGCCGCCCTCGAGGTCAGGGACGTGCTGTGA
- a CDS encoding SMP-30/gluconolactonase/LRE family protein: MRRLLALLLALALAGSLAPAASAAPAREKWDTEVFSLVPSPGYPAYVHVHTDRRVYAGTYLARDPRRSSIASKVFEWSADGALLRSWRVPGQDLEADHGVQVAHQTSDGTLVLLEISRPRVLTLDPRTGRFRTVARLPEGAVPNFATWGPGGLYVSDYGDGVIWRVRPSGRVQEWFRAPELDGVAGFGTTGIRYLPGRRELLIAQQTLVSRQTGATGATLPTNGALLRLPVDRRGRAGELSTVWTSQPTDLPDGFGIGRSGHIYLALAGLTAQVVEITPDGEEVARFPSLPVSGDNGSAVPFDTASSATFLGTSVLVANQSAIAGDASHQAILDVEVGERGRAPYLPRRARFR, from the coding sequence GTGAGGCGGCTGCTGGCACTCCTGCTGGCCCTGGCCCTGGCCGGCTCGCTGGCCCCGGCCGCGAGCGCTGCGCCGGCGCGGGAGAAGTGGGACACCGAGGTCTTCTCCCTCGTGCCCTCCCCGGGCTACCCCGCCTACGTGCACGTCCACACCGACCGCCGGGTGTACGCCGGCACCTACCTGGCGCGCGACCCCCGCCGCTCCTCGATCGCCTCGAAGGTCTTCGAGTGGTCCGCCGACGGTGCCCTGCTGCGGTCGTGGCGGGTCCCGGGCCAGGACCTCGAGGCCGACCACGGCGTCCAGGTCGCCCACCAGACGAGCGACGGCACGCTGGTGCTGCTGGAGATCTCGCGGCCCCGGGTGCTGACCCTCGACCCCCGGACCGGGCGCTTCCGCACCGTGGCCCGCCTGCCCGAGGGCGCGGTCCCGAACTTCGCGACCTGGGGACCGGGCGGCCTCTACGTCAGCGACTACGGCGACGGCGTGATCTGGCGGGTGCGCCCCTCGGGCCGGGTGCAGGAGTGGTTCCGCGCACCCGAGCTGGACGGCGTCGCCGGCTTCGGCACCACCGGGATCCGATACCTGCCGGGTCGCCGAGAGCTGCTGATCGCCCAGCAGACGCTGGTCAGTCGACAGACGGGGGCAACCGGCGCGACGCTGCCCACCAACGGGGCGCTGCTGCGGCTCCCCGTCGACCGGCGCGGTCGCGCCGGTGAGCTCTCGACGGTGTGGACCTCACAGCCCACGGACCTGCCCGACGGCTTCGGGATCGGTCGCTCCGGCCACATCTACCTGGCCCTGGCCGGACTCACGGCCCAGGTCGTCGAGATCACGCCCGACGGCGAGGAGGTGGCTCGCTTCCCGAGCCTGCCGGTGTCCGGGGACAACGGCTCCGCCGTCCCGTTCGACACCGCGAGCTCGGCCACCTTCCTGGGCACCTCGGTGCTGGTCGCCAACCAGTCCGCGATCGCCGGCGACGCCTCGCACCAGGCGATCCTCGACGTCGAGGTCGGCGAGCGCGGCCGGGCGCCGTACCTGCCGCGGCGGGCGCGCTTCCGCTAG
- a CDS encoding dihydrofolate reductase family protein, with the protein MRELTYYVATSLDGRIAAPDGDFSAFPMVGDHIDMIVRDWTDTLPGPAQAALGVTPPRSRFDAVVMGWNTYAAGFPHGVDDPYPHLDQVVVTRSHLDHAVPAGVRLTTDPVAEVQRLKAAPGVGVWLCGGGTLAGSVVDEIDRLVVKVNPVLLGDGPALVTAPYAARDFRLDRTQAFGSGVVVNEYVRDRG; encoded by the coding sequence ATGCGCGAGCTCACCTACTACGTCGCCACCTCGCTGGACGGGCGGATCGCTGCCCCCGACGGCGACTTCTCGGCCTTCCCGATGGTCGGCGACCACATCGACATGATCGTCCGTGACTGGACCGACACCCTGCCCGGACCGGCCCAGGCCGCGCTCGGGGTGACCCCGCCGCGCTCGCGGTTCGACGCCGTGGTGATGGGGTGGAACACCTATGCGGCCGGGTTCCCGCACGGTGTCGACGACCCCTACCCGCACCTCGACCAGGTGGTCGTCACGCGGAGCCACCTCGACCACGCCGTGCCGGCCGGGGTGCGGCTCACGACCGACCCGGTGGCCGAGGTCCAGCGGCTGAAGGCCGCTCCCGGGGTGGGCGTCTGGCTGTGCGGGGGTGGCACGCTGGCCGGCTCCGTGGTCGACGAGATCGACCGCCTCGTGGTCAAGGTCAACCCCGTGCTGCTCGGCGACGGACCGGCGCTGGTGACGGCGCCGTACGCCGCCCGCGACTTCCGCCTCGACCGGACGCAGGCCTTCGGTTCCGGGGTCGTGGTGAACGAGTACGTGCGCGACCGCGGCTAG
- a CDS encoding uracil-DNA glycosylase, with translation MAALAALVEQGLMAPDWAEALAPVEEQVAGMGAFLREEVAAGRAYLPRGDDVFRAFRRPLAEVRVLVVGQDPYPTAGHPIGLSFAVDPHVRPLPRSLVNIYRELGDDLGIEVPAHGDLSAWTGAGVMLLNRVLTVRPGAAASHRGRGWEPITECAIHALVERGGPLAAILWGRDAQSLRPLLGPVPAVESAHPSPLSARRGFFGSRPFSRVNDLLVDQGGAPVDWSLPSD, from the coding sequence ATGGCAGCACTGGCGGCGCTCGTGGAGCAGGGCCTGATGGCCCCCGACTGGGCCGAGGCGCTGGCGCCGGTCGAGGAGCAGGTCGCGGGGATGGGCGCGTTCCTGCGCGAGGAGGTCGCGGCCGGCCGCGCCTACCTGCCCCGGGGGGACGACGTCTTCCGCGCCTTCCGCCGCCCGCTGGCCGAGGTGAGGGTCCTGGTCGTGGGCCAGGACCCCTACCCCACCGCCGGCCACCCGATCGGGCTGAGCTTCGCCGTCGACCCGCACGTGCGCCCGCTGCCGCGCAGCCTGGTGAACATCTACCGCGAGCTCGGCGACGACCTCGGGATCGAGGTCCCGGCGCACGGCGACCTGAGCGCCTGGACCGGCGCGGGCGTGATGCTCCTCAACAGGGTCCTGACCGTGCGGCCCGGCGCCGCGGCGTCCCACCGGGGACGGGGCTGGGAGCCGATCACCGAGTGCGCCATCCACGCCCTGGTGGAGCGGGGCGGCCCGCTCGCCGCGATCCTGTGGGGCCGGGACGCTCAGTCGCTGAGACCGCTCCTCGGCCCGGTCCCCGCCGTCGAGTCGGCCCACCCGTCCCCCCTGTCGGCGCGGCGGGGCTTCTTCGGCTCCCGGCCCTTCTCCCGGGTCAACGACCTCCTGGTCGACCAGGGCGGCGCCCCCGTGGACTGGAGCCTCCCCAGCGACTGA
- a CDS encoding dioxygenase yields the protein MTSAPAMPALYLGHGAPPLLDDRLWSAQLASWAQDLPRPTAILIVSAHWESAPVSLSASSAPLVYDFGGFDPKYYRMTYETPDATALATRITAMMPAGEPVHQHRSRGLDHGAWVPLKLMYPGADIPVLQMSMPNHDPATLLRLGERLRPLRDEGVLIIGSGFLTHGLPYLRELRIDADPPGWSREFDAWAGEALARGDLDELAAYRDRAPGMPYAHPTVEHYSPLFVTLGAAADAATPARQVIDGFWMGLSKRSLQVS from the coding sequence ATGACCTCCGCCCCCGCCATGCCGGCCCTGTACCTCGGCCACGGCGCCCCGCCTCTGCTCGACGACCGACTGTGGTCCGCGCAGCTGGCCTCCTGGGCCCAGGACCTGCCGCGGCCGACGGCGATCCTCATCGTCTCCGCGCACTGGGAGTCGGCGCCGGTCTCGCTCAGCGCCTCGAGCGCGCCCCTGGTCTACGACTTCGGCGGCTTCGACCCGAAGTACTACCGGATGACCTACGAGACGCCCGACGCCACGGCGCTCGCCACCCGGATCACGGCCATGATGCCGGCCGGTGAGCCGGTCCACCAACACCGTTCGCGGGGGCTCGACCACGGCGCCTGGGTGCCGCTGAAGCTGATGTACCCCGGGGCCGACATCCCCGTGCTGCAGATGTCGATGCCCAACCACGACCCCGCGACACTCCTGCGCCTGGGCGAGAGGCTGCGCCCACTGCGAGACGAGGGCGTGCTCATCATCGGCTCGGGCTTCCTCACCCACGGCCTGCCCTACCTGCGCGAGCTCCGCATCGATGCCGACCCCCCGGGCTGGTCGCGCGAGTTCGACGCCTGGGCCGGCGAAGCGCTGGCCCGCGGCGACCTCGACGAGCTCGCCGCCTACCGCGACCGGGCCCCGGGCATGCCTTACGCCCACCCCACCGTCGAGCACTACTCACCGCTGTTCGTCACCCTCGGCGCCGCCGCCGACGCCGCGACCCCCGCCAGACAGGTCATCGACGGGTTCTGGATGGGACTGTCGAAGCGCTCCCTCCAGGTCAGCTGA